Proteins encoded in a region of the Vibrio ponticus genome:
- a CDS encoding carboxypeptidase M32, with the protein MSAFEKLVSHSKKIANFNHLSSICSWDQASMMPEGGNQARSEAMAELSVHIHSLHTQPQLADWFAEAEQEALTKEQTASLRELKREWQQANLLPEDLVQAKSLAGSKCEHAWRSQRKSNDWQGFEKNWAEVVKLSQEEAQLRAEANGLTPYDAMLDIYEPGTSSASLDTLFADVKLWLPEMIDLVIEKQAHEAFIEPTGQFAAEKQKALGLEVMQLLQFDFNHGRLDESVHPFCGGVPSDVRITTRYNEQEFVQSLMGIVHETGHARYEQGLPKALAGTPAGEARSMGIHESQSLFFEMQVGRSDAFIAHLANLASKHFDGANPDLFSQQNFQKLYTRVKKDFIRVDADELTYPAHVILRYEIERDLINGNIKHTDVPELWNLKMQQYLGLSTEGNYINGCMQDIHWTDGVFGYFPSYTLGAMYAAQFMAAMKQSVDVDAAIRSSDLTPIFSWLGDNIWSKGSLLTTDELVKGATGETLNAKYFQEHLRSRYLNNV; encoded by the coding sequence ATGAGCGCATTCGAAAAACTGGTTTCTCACTCCAAAAAGATCGCCAACTTTAACCACCTCTCTTCTATTTGTAGTTGGGATCAAGCATCGATGATGCCAGAAGGCGGTAATCAGGCGCGCTCTGAAGCGATGGCTGAGTTATCTGTACACATCCATTCATTACATACTCAACCGCAGCTAGCTGACTGGTTTGCCGAAGCAGAGCAAGAAGCTCTAACCAAAGAACAAACCGCGAGCCTGCGTGAATTAAAACGTGAATGGCAACAAGCCAACCTACTACCAGAAGATTTGGTTCAAGCGAAGTCGCTTGCAGGTTCAAAATGTGAACATGCATGGCGCTCTCAGCGTAAATCGAATGATTGGCAAGGTTTTGAAAAAAACTGGGCTGAGGTGGTGAAGCTCTCACAAGAAGAAGCGCAGTTACGAGCAGAGGCAAATGGCTTAACACCGTATGACGCAATGCTCGATATCTATGAACCAGGCACTTCCTCTGCATCGCTGGATACTTTGTTCGCGGATGTGAAGCTTTGGCTACCAGAGATGATCGATCTGGTAATTGAAAAACAGGCACATGAGGCTTTTATCGAGCCAACAGGTCAATTTGCCGCAGAAAAGCAAAAAGCGCTAGGGCTTGAAGTGATGCAGCTGCTGCAATTTGACTTCAACCATGGGCGTCTAGATGAAAGCGTGCACCCGTTTTGTGGCGGTGTGCCAAGCGACGTGCGCATTACCACTCGTTATAACGAACAAGAATTTGTCCAATCACTGATGGGGATTGTTCATGAAACAGGTCATGCGCGTTACGAACAAGGTTTGCCAAAAGCATTGGCTGGCACGCCTGCGGGTGAAGCGCGCTCAATGGGGATCCATGAGTCACAATCGCTATTCTTCGAGATGCAAGTTGGTCGTAGCGACGCGTTTATTGCACACTTAGCAAACCTTGCCAGCAAGCACTTTGACGGTGCAAATCCTGATCTGTTCTCACAGCAGAATTTCCAGAAGCTTTATACTCGCGTGAAGAAAGATTTCATCCGCGTCGATGCCGATGAACTCACCTACCCTGCTCACGTCATTCTGCGTTACGAGATTGAACGTGACCTTATCAATGGCAATATCAAACACACTGATGTTCCTGAACTTTGGAACCTGAAAATGCAGCAATACCTCGGTCTATCAACCGAAGGGAATTACATCAATGGTTGTATGCAGGATATTCACTGGACAGATGGCGTATTTGGTTACTTCCCTAGTTACACACTAGGCGCAATGTATGCGGCACAGTTTATGGCAGCGATGAAACAATCGGTTGATGTCGATGCAGCAATTCGCTCTAGCGACCTGACGCCTATCTTCAGTTGGTTAGGTGATAACATTTGGAGCAAAGGCAGCCTACTT
- a CDS encoding LysE family translocator: protein MIVNFEAFLIAITILTLTPGVDTALVIRNSSRGGVVDGATTSLGICLGLFVHATFSAIGISALLAQSAQLFAAVKLVGAAYLIWLGFSSLRALMKGQAMPSELTLNQQSLNLKRSLREGFLSNVLNPKTAVFYLAFLPQFINPEGSAFAQSLLMAAIHFVIAMIWQCGLAGALDTAKGLLKSSRFMTWMEATTGVVLVALGVKLLLEDK, encoded by the coding sequence ATGATCGTCAACTTTGAAGCGTTTTTAATCGCGATTACTATCTTAACGTTAACACCGGGCGTGGATACCGCATTGGTGATTCGTAACTCATCACGCGGAGGCGTGGTTGATGGTGCGACAACCAGTTTAGGTATATGTTTGGGCTTGTTTGTTCATGCGACATTTTCAGCCATTGGTATTTCAGCGCTGTTGGCGCAATCGGCTCAGTTGTTTGCTGCGGTCAAATTGGTGGGTGCGGCGTATTTGATTTGGTTAGGCTTTTCGAGTTTACGAGCTTTAATGAAAGGGCAGGCGATGCCTTCAGAATTAACCTTGAACCAGCAGAGCTTGAACTTGAAACGTTCATTACGTGAAGGTTTTCTTTCTAACGTATTGAACCCTAAAACCGCGGTTTTCTATCTCGCTTTCTTGCCGCAATTTATTAACCCAGAAGGCTCAGCTTTCGCCCAGTCACTACTGATGGCGGCAATTCACTTTGTGATTGCGATGATTTGGCAATGTGGTTTAGCTGGCGCTTTAGATACCGCAAAAGGCTTACTTAAGAGCAGCCGTTTTATGACTTGGATGGAAGCAACAACAGGCGTCGTGTTGGTGGCGTTGGGTGTAAAGTTGTTACTTGAAGATAAATAA